One window from the genome of Gimesia aquarii encodes:
- the tyrS gene encoding tyrosine--tRNA ligase, with protein MQFLPVEEQMAVIRRGVEKIVPEQELAEKLKWSRETGTPLRVKYGIDPTGIDLHLGHTVPMRKMRQFQELGHQAVIIIGNYTALVGDPSGRDETRARLTTEQVEANAIDYLNQVGKVIDLEHAEVVRNGDWFSKMSFAEILELCSKVTVAQLLTRDDFSKRYREEAAIYLHECLYPIMQAWDSVEIKADIELGGTEQLYSFMLARDLQKDQGLHQQVSVMSPILVGTDGVRRMGKSLGNYIGISESPYDMMKKFMQLSDDSMQMFFELLTDFPLDEVTSILQGHPKEAKVQLAKTIIAEYHSASTADEAAERWQREIGSGGLPSEIPVVKVSKSELNEDATLPAANLLKQVGLCASTSDARRSIQQGGAKMGEEKSKIETHDQAIRVESGLLLWVGKKRFCQIELVE; from the coding sequence ATGCAATTTTTGCCTGTTGAAGAGCAAATGGCTGTAATCCGTCGCGGTGTCGAAAAGATTGTCCCTGAGCAGGAACTGGCGGAAAAACTGAAATGGAGTCGAGAAACAGGTACTCCGTTACGCGTCAAATATGGGATTGATCCCACAGGCATTGATCTACATTTGGGGCACACCGTTCCGATGCGGAAGATGCGACAATTTCAGGAATTGGGACATCAAGCCGTCATAATTATCGGTAATTATACTGCTCTGGTAGGCGACCCCAGCGGCAGGGACGAAACACGGGCACGTCTCACAACCGAACAGGTAGAAGCGAATGCGATTGATTACCTGAATCAGGTGGGCAAAGTAATTGATCTGGAACATGCAGAAGTCGTTCGGAATGGCGACTGGTTCAGTAAAATGAGCTTTGCGGAAATTTTGGAACTCTGCAGTAAAGTCACAGTTGCCCAGTTACTGACCCGAGATGATTTTTCGAAGCGGTATCGTGAAGAGGCAGCGATTTATCTGCATGAATGCCTTTATCCTATTATGCAGGCTTGGGATTCCGTTGAGATCAAAGCAGACATTGAATTAGGCGGAACCGAACAGCTTTACTCTTTTATGTTAGCCCGTGATTTGCAAAAAGATCAGGGATTGCACCAGCAGGTCAGTGTGATGTCGCCGATTCTGGTTGGCACGGATGGCGTTCGTCGAATGGGAAAAAGTCTGGGGAACTATATTGGGATTAGTGAATCTCCCTACGACATGATGAAAAAGTTCATGCAACTTTCTGATGACAGTATGCAGATGTTTTTTGAATTGCTGACCGATTTTCCTTTGGATGAAGTGACCTCGATCTTACAAGGACACCCCAAAGAAGCCAAAGTACAATTGGCGAAAACGATTATCGCAGAATACCACAGTGCTTCTACAGCTGACGAAGCAGCCGAACGTTGGCAACGTGAAATCGGTTCGGGAGGTTTACCATCTGAAATTCCTGTTGTGAAAGTATCAAAATCGGAACTCAATGAAGATGCCACTTTACCTGCAGCGAATTTACTGAAGCAGGTTGGATTATGTGCCTCTACCAGTGATGCCCGGCGGTCGATTCAACAGGGTGGGGCCAAAATGGGGGAAGAGAAGTCGAAAATCGAAACCCATGATCAGGCGATTCGTGTGGAATCGGGTTTGTTGCTCTGGGTGGGCAAAAAGCGATTCTGTCAGATTGAATTAGTCGAGTAA
- a CDS encoding sugar phosphate isomerase/epimerase family protein, giving the protein MAALVSCLTNSYGRFGPIAAMEHIRDAGLEHLELNIKNHGVPSFFKETPILTNGSVQSDIDQVKDLLKQHRVQLSSCNITSGNPLDPEIVVITKQKLDLVHRLEVSLVVGGAGEIEDESQRKTLYQHLQDIGDYAAERGITYCFETHPGICVNAAGMLRTMTDLNHPQLRLNFDTGNINYYNEHANVVEELREVVPFVKHVHLKDSYCKYKDWHFTTLGEAGGVDFLKIRFLLEDQNFGGPYSLEIEGIGGEDDPTLEEHHKRVKQSVQYLKECGFFD; this is encoded by the coding sequence ATGGCCGCTCTTGTCTCTTGCCTGACAAACTCATATGGTCGTTTTGGCCCTATCGCCGCGATGGAACATATTCGTGATGCCGGTCTCGAACACCTGGAACTCAATATCAAAAATCATGGTGTCCCTTCGTTCTTTAAAGAAACACCGATCTTAACGAATGGCTCAGTACAGAGTGATATAGACCAAGTCAAAGACCTCCTGAAACAACATCGGGTACAGCTTTCCAGTTGTAATATTACGAGTGGAAACCCGCTTGACCCTGAAATTGTTGTGATCACAAAACAAAAGCTTGATCTCGTACATCGATTAGAAGTAAGTCTGGTTGTGGGGGGAGCAGGTGAAATCGAAGACGAATCACAAAGAAAGACCCTCTATCAACACTTGCAGGACATCGGAGACTACGCAGCGGAAAGAGGAATTACCTATTGTTTTGAAACACATCCTGGTATTTGCGTCAATGCGGCCGGAATGTTGCGTACGATGACTGATCTAAATCACCCACAACTAAGACTCAACTTCGACACAGGTAATATTAATTATTACAACGAGCATGCTAACGTTGTAGAAGAATTACGCGAGGTCGTTCCATTCGTAAAGCACGTTCATCTGAAAGACTCTTACTGTAAGTATAAGGATTGGCATTTTACCACCCTTGGCGAAGCTGGCGGCGTGGACTTTCTTAAAATCCGTTTTCTCTTGGAAGATCAGAACTTCGGAGGCCCTTACAGCCTGGAAATCGAAGGAATCGGAGGCGAAGATGATCCCACACTGGAAGAACACCATAAGCGTGTAAAACAAAGCGTACAATATTTGAAAGAGTGCGGATTCTTTGATTGA
- a CDS encoding DinB family protein: protein MIEYLKKIISDQFEASLCMLGDCIQNCPQNHWHEKNVNMDFGYVAYHTLCFVDLYLSPDEASFQLRDFHNEQDEDPFKPKLDYPLTQEIVSDYLKTCRKKALDTVAEETENSLKKESGFDWLPITRGELHIYNIRHIQHHTGQLSAYLRRIDINAKWVSTGWNPGVI, encoded by the coding sequence ATGATTGAATATTTAAAGAAAATCATCTCAGATCAATTTGAAGCATCACTCTGTATGCTGGGGGATTGTATTCAAAACTGCCCACAAAATCATTGGCACGAAAAAAATGTTAATATGGATTTTGGATATGTTGCCTATCATACATTGTGTTTCGTCGATCTTTATCTTTCACCAGACGAAGCTTCTTTTCAACTCCGTGATTTTCACAATGAACAAGATGAAGATCCATTCAAGCCAAAATTGGATTATCCTTTAACACAAGAGATCGTTTCTGACTACCTGAAGACATGTCGAAAGAAAGCACTTGATACGGTTGCAGAAGAAACGGAGAACTCACTCAAAAAAGAATCTGGGTTTGATTGGTTACCAATCACGCGTGGTGAATTACACATCTATAATATTCGGCACATTCAACATCATACCGGACAACTCAGTGCCTACTTACGCCGAATTGATATAAATGCAAAATGGGTGTCCACAGGCTGGAATCCCGGTGTGATTTGA
- a CDS encoding Gfo/Idh/MocA family protein gives MATGFGIVGCGMISNFHAMALAEIRGAKLVACFDRFAGSADKFAEANGCTAYHDLDEMLADPKVDVVTICTPSGAHMDPAVAAANAGKHVVVEKPLEITLKRCDAIINACKKNKVQLATIMPSRFGAANQELKKAIEKGRFGKLTLGDTYVKWWRTQEYYDSGGWRGTWQLDGGGAYMNQAIHNVDLLYWFMGEVADVNGMTGTLAHKRIEVEDTGVATIRFKNGALGVIEATTSVYPGLLKKTEISGTEGTVIIEQDDVLHWEFAKKNARDQKIRTELAKKSGNTGGASDPSAISYAGHMEQLKDFIKSIKTGKKPLVDGNDGRKSVEIILAIYQSSWTGKQVSLPLKRDPKIPNQKKK, from the coding sequence ATGGCAACAGGTTTTGGAATTGTCGGCTGTGGCATGATTTCGAACTTTCATGCAATGGCTCTCGCAGAAATTCGGGGAGCTAAACTAGTCGCCTGCTTTGATCGGTTTGCGGGATCGGCTGATAAGTTTGCAGAAGCGAATGGTTGCACGGCCTATCATGATTTGGACGAAATGCTGGCAGATCCGAAAGTGGATGTTGTCACGATTTGCACTCCCAGTGGTGCGCATATGGATCCGGCGGTGGCTGCTGCAAATGCTGGTAAACATGTTGTGGTCGAAAAACCACTGGAAATTACTTTGAAACGCTGTGATGCCATTATCAATGCCTGCAAGAAGAATAAGGTTCAGCTTGCAACCATTATGCCATCTCGCTTCGGAGCCGCTAATCAGGAACTAAAAAAAGCGATTGAGAAGGGACGCTTTGGAAAACTAACATTAGGCGATACTTATGTGAAATGGTGGCGCACTCAGGAATACTATGACAGCGGCGGATGGCGTGGTACCTGGCAATTGGATGGGGGCGGTGCCTATATGAATCAGGCGATCCATAATGTTGACCTCTTGTATTGGTTCATGGGGGAAGTTGCCGACGTGAATGGAATGACGGGAACACTGGCCCATAAACGGATCGAAGTGGAAGATACGGGAGTCGCCACAATCCGGTTCAAAAACGGGGCTCTGGGTGTCATCGAAGCAACGACCAGTGTTTATCCGGGCCTGCTCAAGAAAACAGAAATCTCCGGTACAGAGGGAACTGTGATTATTGAACAGGACGATGTCCTGCATTGGGAATTTGCCAAAAAGAATGCCCGTGATCAAAAAATTCGTACGGAACTCGCTAAAAAAAGTGGAAATACAGGCGGCGCAAGTGACCCTTCTGCTATTTCCTATGCGGGCCATATGGAACAGTTGAAGGACTTTATCAAATCGATCAAGACTGGAAAAAAACCATTGGTTGATGGTAACGATGGTCGTAAGAGTGTGGAAATCATTCTGGCCATCTATCAATCTTCATGGACTGGTAAGCAGGTTTCCCTGCCACTGAAACGAGATCCAAAAATTCCAAACCAGAAGAAAAAGTAA
- a CDS encoding tetratricopeptide repeat protein — protein MVETQEQLKSALSLHQAGNLDQAERIYKSILESDARQWEALYYLGTLQLQRGDLDQSIENFLKVVQLQPEMPDVHNNLGVAYHAAGKWDEAGQSFEQAIRIHPHYERAYFNLGSLLESRGLLEEAAKCYRKSYELNKENSETYEKLADVLKLTGEQKQAESIYRELLEKTPANFNVAMKLAYVLVLQRQYPEAIQLYETILQSNPEHYQILVSLSYVYEQMGDTTAAIETAQRSIQAAPDQPEGYNNLGNALKLKHDIEGACENFQKALSLRPEFPMAEFNLATTRMLNGDLVSGWRGYERRTDIDPAAQQNHAGSRWQGEPLDGKTIFLWCEQGFGDTLLFIRFAIELKKQGAVKVLLLCQTELAELIKTIPEIDQVLIEGDEIPQYNYQSSLLSVPRYLATSFETIPTEIPFFVPTLERKEHWRNMLSGIDGKKVGLNWSGNTNFPKNEFRSVALETLMPLGEVAGVKLVSLQQVNGLEQIQVLKSSENLWQPGAEYQAETGSFMEAAALIQNLDLVITSDTALAHLAGSLGVPVWILISPLPEWRWFLNRTDSPWYPTARLFRQIHLGEWEPVINEMKSELERQFQ, from the coding sequence ATGGTTGAGACACAGGAACAGCTAAAATCGGCGTTATCGCTCCATCAAGCAGGGAATTTGGATCAAGCAGAACGAATCTACAAGAGTATTCTGGAATCGGACGCCCGGCAGTGGGAGGCGCTGTATTATCTGGGAACACTACAACTGCAGCGAGGTGATTTGGACCAGAGTATTGAAAATTTTCTTAAGGTGGTTCAATTACAGCCCGAGATGCCAGATGTGCATAATAACCTCGGGGTTGCATACCATGCAGCCGGCAAATGGGATGAAGCGGGTCAATCGTTTGAGCAAGCAATTCGTATTCATCCTCATTATGAACGTGCTTATTTCAACCTGGGTTCATTACTGGAAAGTCGTGGGTTGTTGGAAGAGGCAGCCAAGTGTTATAGAAAATCATATGAATTGAACAAAGAAAATTCGGAAACCTACGAGAAGTTGGCCGATGTTTTGAAGTTGACGGGAGAGCAAAAACAGGCTGAGAGTATTTATCGGGAACTGCTGGAAAAAACACCAGCCAATTTTAATGTCGCAATGAAACTGGCCTACGTACTTGTCTTACAACGACAGTACCCTGAAGCCATTCAGCTGTATGAAACAATTTTGCAATCGAATCCCGAGCATTATCAGATTTTGGTAAGTTTGAGTTATGTGTATGAGCAAATGGGCGATACGACTGCAGCGATTGAAACAGCGCAACGTTCAATTCAGGCGGCACCCGATCAACCCGAAGGCTATAACAATTTGGGTAATGCCTTAAAGCTCAAACATGATATCGAAGGAGCTTGTGAAAATTTCCAAAAAGCGTTGAGTTTGCGTCCTGAATTTCCAATGGCCGAATTCAATCTCGCAACAACGCGTATGTTGAATGGAGATTTAGTCTCAGGCTGGCGAGGTTACGAACGACGCACAGATATTGATCCGGCAGCTCAGCAGAATCATGCTGGTTCGCGTTGGCAGGGAGAACCTTTAGATGGGAAAACCATCTTTTTGTGGTGCGAACAAGGGTTTGGTGACACACTGTTGTTTATCCGTTTTGCCATAGAATTAAAGAAACAAGGCGCAGTTAAAGTTTTGTTACTTTGCCAGACAGAATTAGCCGAATTGATAAAAACTATTCCAGAGATTGATCAGGTTTTAATTGAAGGCGATGAGATACCCCAATACAACTATCAAAGTTCTTTATTGAGCGTACCTCGCTATCTGGCAACCAGTTTTGAAACGATACCTACTGAGATACCGTTTTTTGTGCCCACACTGGAAAGGAAAGAACACTGGCGAAATATGCTGTCAGGTATAGATGGAAAGAAAGTTGGCTTAAACTGGAGTGGCAATACTAATTTTCCCAAGAATGAATTTCGGTCTGTTGCCTTAGAGACATTAATGCCTCTAGGTGAAGTAGCGGGTGTGAAACTCGTTAGCCTGCAGCAGGTAAATGGATTGGAACAGATCCAGGTCTTAAAATCGTCAGAAAATTTGTGGCAACCGGGAGCCGAATATCAGGCGGAGACGGGATCTTTCATGGAAGCGGCGGCCTTGATTCAGAATCTGGATTTGGTGATAACCAGTGATACAGCTTTGGCTCATCTTGCAGGATCTCTCGGAGTTCCCGTTTGGATCTTGATTTCACCACTTCCTGAATGGCGCTGGTTTTTGAACCGAACTGACAGCCCCTGGTATCCGACAGCCCGTTTGTTTCGACAAATTCACCTGGGAGAATGGGAACCAGTCATTAACGAAATGAAATCAGAGCTGGAACGGCAATTCCAGTAG
- a CDS encoding SirB1 family protein has protein sequence MDTSDLFEFKQDQEFSKLLHHDNYIDLTTAALEIARDDQPDLVFDSVHAWVRQRASELSSRVALAEDDRSLIQAVVECLAKEHGLMGNNICYHRAEGSYLNHVIEKKQGLPISLSLIYMAVGKELGIEIQGVAAPMQFILRYETQAGPLFIDPYLKGAVYNEEECLIRLAELTDLSNKELSRLLKPATHREIIIRMLMNLKRIHEEQQDYQKAWNVQRRLFALSPLSNAHKKDLAAYSFKIKQLSLSIELLESCLKSCPESEWNSIKLMLQKAHSELAQWN, from the coding sequence ATGGACACTTCCGATTTATTTGAATTCAAGCAGGATCAAGAATTTTCAAAGCTCCTGCACCACGATAATTATATCGACCTCACAACTGCGGCTCTCGAAATAGCCCGTGATGACCAACCTGACTTGGTGTTTGATTCGGTTCATGCTTGGGTTCGACAACGCGCCAGCGAGCTTTCCAGCCGAGTTGCACTGGCTGAGGACGATCGATCTCTCATCCAAGCTGTTGTGGAATGCCTCGCCAAAGAACACGGGTTAATGGGAAATAACATCTGCTATCATCGAGCAGAAGGAAGTTACCTAAATCATGTTATTGAAAAAAAACAAGGGCTCCCAATTTCTCTGTCTTTAATCTATATGGCTGTCGGCAAAGAACTGGGTATTGAGATCCAGGGAGTCGCCGCCCCAATGCAATTCATTCTGCGATATGAAACACAGGCGGGACCACTCTTCATTGACCCTTATTTGAAAGGTGCCGTTTATAATGAGGAGGAATGCCTGATCCGGCTGGCAGAATTAACAGATCTTTCCAACAAGGAACTAAGCAGACTTTTAAAACCAGCCACCCACCGAGAGATTATCATTCGCATGCTCATGAACCTCAAACGAATTCATGAAGAACAGCAGGATTATCAGAAAGCATGGAATGTACAACGCAGGCTATTTGCGCTAAGCCCTCTTTCAAATGCACATAAAAAAGACCTGGCAGCTTACAGCTTTAAAATAAAACAACTAAGCCTATCAATCGAGTTACTCGAAAGCTGTCTCAAAAGCTGTCCTGAATCTGAGTGGAATTCTATCAAATTGATGCTGCAAAAAGCACACTCTGAACTCGCACAATGGAACTGA